The region TCTGTACTGGGTAAGTATTCCCACAGTATCTATTCCTGAATTTGTACAATTACTCAATGGAAAATCTATAATTTTATATTTGCCACCAAAATCAACTGCTGGCTTCGCTACGTCTAAAGTTAAAGGCACCAACCTGCTCCCTTGTCCCCCTGCCAATAGCATAGCTATCATCTCTTTTTTTCTCATCTATCTCTCCCCCCTATGAATGTTTAACCCTGTGAATGTTTAACCCTGTGAATGTTTAACTTTTTAGACATCTTATCACAATTCCCTTATATTTAACTAGGTGAATCGAGTATTTTTTAATCTATATGCTATAAAAAATTGTTCTTTTTTTTAACAATGGTGTATTTTATTTTATTATTTAAAATTTGGGTTTCAGGTAAATTACTGAAAGAGGAGCTATATTTATCTCTATATGGCAAAGTTCTTTATCCACACCGCCCCATCTGGGTTTCAATATTTCCAAATTCACTCTACCCTCTCCTCCATATTTAGAAATATCACTGTTTAATACCTCTTCATAATCAACAAATCTAGGCACTCCCATCTTATGTTTGGAATAATGAACAGGGGTAAAATTATATACCGCTATTATAAAATCGTCCCTCTCCTCACTCTTTCTCATAAAAGAAACTACCCCACAGTCATTATTATTCGCTTCTAACCAATGAAATCCTTCATATGAATGATCAATTTCCCAAAATGATTTTTCCTTCCTATAAAAAAAGTTTAAATTTTTAACAAATTCTTGTAATTCTCTGTGTTTTTCAAGCTCCAACAACTGCCATTCTATAGACTCATAAAACCTCCATTCTAAAAACTGACCGATCTCTCCCCCCATAAAAAGAAGTTTTTTCCCGGGGTGGGCCATCATATACCCCAAAAGGAGTCTTAAACTTGCAAATTTGTCCACATAGTAACCTGGAAATTTTTCTATAAGAGATTTTTTCCCATGAACTACTTCATCATGGGAAAAAGGCAGAACATAATTTTCTGAAAAAGCATAAACTATGGAGAATGTAATTAAATTATGGTTGAATTTTCTATTGATGGGATCTAACTCCATATATTTTAAAACATCATTCATCCATCCCATATTCCATTTGTAGTTAAAACCTAATCCATTTTCTTTCTTTCCTTTAGTTACATTTGGCCAGGATGTAGATTCTTCTGCTATCATAAGTGCATTTGGAAATTCTTTAAATATCTCTGTATTTAATTTTTGCATAAAATCAATTGCCCATAAATTCTGATTTCCGCCATCTTTATTTTTTAACTCCGGGCTGGATTCCTTGCAAAAATCCAAATACAGCATATTAGATACCGCATCTACCCTGAGACCATCTATATGATACTCCTTCATCCAGAATATAGCATTTGATATTAAAAAACTGTGGATCTCTCGTTTGGATAGATCAAAGTTACAAGTTCCCCACTGTTCATTTTCTCCCAGTAGAGGATTGCTGTACTCATATGTTGTGGTTCCGTCAAACCTGTATAAACCATGAGCATCTTTACAAAAATGTCCCGGCACCCAGTCTAAAATAACTCCTATCCCATATCTATGTAATTCGTCTATTAGGTACTTAAAATCTTCAGGTATTCCATGTCTGCTGGTTGCCGAAAAATATCCTGTACCCTGGTACCCCCAGGAATCATCCAAAGGGTATTCCGCTACAGGCATAAGTTCCACATGGGTATACCCCATTTCAGAGACATACTTAGGCAGTTCTTCCGCTAATTCTCTATAGGTCTGGAAATTTTCCCTTCCCTGGGGTTTTTTCCAGGATCCCAAATGAACTTCGTATATATTCATTGGATTTTTATATGGTTCATAGGATTTTTTATTTGCCTTCCACTCCTGGTCATTCCAAGAATAATTTTCTAAATCCCATACTATTGAGGCTGTATTTGGTCTTAATTCTGAATATAATGCATAGGGGTCTGATTTTACAAGCTTTTCACCACTCCATGTTTCAATAACGTATTTATACTTTTCTCCTTTTTTTATCCCGTCAATTTGAAGAATCCAAAAGTCATTAACTTTTTCCATCCTATGACTATTTTGATCCCAATTATTAAAATCTCCTACCACAGAAAGCCCCTTGGCGTTGGGAGCCCAAACTCTAAAAGATACTCCATCATCATTTATGTGTGCTCCTAAAAAAGAATATGACCTAAAATGGTTACCTTCGTGAAAAATGTGAGCATCAAACTCTATTTTTTTTTTTTCTTCATCATATTTCATAGCTATCCCCTTTGTCTGTTAAGTTTATTATATAGTAGGAGTATACCCCAACTACGGCATGTTTACAAAAAAAAATTGCTTTTTTCCTAAAAATTTGTTATACTGCTCTAAATAAGTTGGTACAAATAATAAAATTCGGAGGTTAAGCAGATGTTTTTTAAAAAAATTCACAAATTAAACATGTTCATATCAAGCTTTGCTTCAAACACGGACTCAGTAAAAATTGTTTCTTATAGGGGATAGTGACTTCATGTCACTGCCCCCCTTTTTAAAATTTATATAAAACTTATATATCCCCATAATATGGTTGGGAGTTTCTAGGGTTTACCACAAATTAACCACTATAAGTGAATTTTATGCCGCTATCGTCCGAGGCTTGTTTTTCGCTTTACTTAAAAACATGTCTTGTTTTTTTTTATAAATTAATCGCAATAAACATTTAAACAACTTTAGGAGGTCAAGATGAAAAAAATTATTACTGAAACTAAAAGTTTACCTGAAATTTATGGAGATTATTGCTTTGACAAAACTACCTTAAGGCAGCGTGTCCCAAAGAGTGTATTCAAAGAATTTTTAGAGGTGCAAAATGGTAGAAAGGAATTGACTCTTTCCATTGCTGAGGTAGTAGCCAATGCCATGAAAGATTGGGCCATTGAAAAAGGAGCTACTCATTATACCCATTGGTTCCAACCATTAAATGGACTGACTGCAGAAAAACACGATTCTTTTGTATCTCCTATCGGAGACGGACAGATCATAATGGAATTTTCGGGAAAGGAGTTAATTAAGGGAGAATCAGATGCATCTTCATTTCCAAGCGGCGGACTGAGATCTACCTTTGAAGCCCGTGGATACACTGCATGGGATACTACCTCTCCTGCGTTTTTAAAGGATGACAATACGGGGATCACACTATATATTCCAACTGCTTTTGTTGCCTATACAGGAGAGGCCTTGGATAAAAAAGTACCTCTGTTAAGATCTATGAATGCCATTGAAAAACAGGCTCTTAGAATCTTAAGGATTTTAGGAAATAATACTTCCAAGCATATTACTACATGCTTAGGAGCAGAGCAGGAATATTTTTTAGTTGAAAAAAATCTATTTAACAAAAGATTGGATCTGGCTCATACGGGAAGAACATTGTTTGGAGCAAAACCTGCTAAATCACAGGAGCTTAGAAGTCATTATTACGGAACTATAGAGGAAAGAGTAGCTGCCTTCATGAGGGAATTGGACTTCGAATTATGGAGACTGGGGATTCCTTCTAAGACTAAACATAACGAAGTAGCTCCCAACCAGTTTGAGCTTGCACCTATTTATAGCACTACAAATGTTGCTACCGACCAAAACCAGCTTGTGATGGATACTATAAATAAAATGGCCAGCAGACATGATTTAGTGGCATTATTACATGAAAAACCATTTGCAGATGTAAATGGTTCCGGTAAACACAATAACTGGTCTTTGGCTACCGATGATGGAATCAACCTATTTGAGCCAGGAAAAAATCCTAAAGAAAATGCACAGTTTTTAATTTTTATTGCCGCTGTTATAAAGGCCGTGGATAAATATGCGCCGCTCCTCAGACTTTCTACTGCAAGTGCATCCAATGACAACAGATTAGGAGGACATGAAGCTCCCCCGGCTATTATCTCAATCTTCTTAGGAGATGAATTAGAAACTATCTTCAAGAAGACCGATGAAAAATTAAAAACCAGAAATAAATTAGAAATTGGTGTAGATTCTTTACCTAAGCTGCCTATGGATATCACCGACAGAAACAGAACATCTCCATTTGCCTTTACTGGAAATAAATTTGAATTTAGAATGCCTGGATCCAGTCAAAGTACATCTACTCCCAACGTTATGTTAAATACAATCATGGCCGATGTGTTAAAAGAATTTGCCGATGAATTAGAGGGAATGGAAGATAAGACTAAGGGAATTCAAAAATTAGTATCTAAAACATATAAAGAACACAAAAGAATAATCTTCTCCGGAAATGGTTATGGGGAAGAGTGGGTGAAGGAAGCTGAGAAAAGGGGACTGCCTAATTTAAAATCTACAACAGATGCATTGGGAGCTTATACTACTCCTGAAACAATTGAGTTATTTGGAAGACACGGAGTATTATCCGAGGGAGAATTAATTTCCAGATACAATATCTATGCTGAAAATTATTATACTCAAATAGTGACAGAATCAACTGTGATGATTAAGATGGCTGTCCAAGATATCTATCCGGCATCAAACAGGTATGCTCTGGAGCTGGCTGAAATAATTAAAAAATCTTCTAAAATATTAGGAGAAGAATTTACAGTAACTCAGGAAGAACTTCTGGCTTATATTTTAAAAAATAATGCAGAGTTGTATAAATCTTCCAAAAAACTGGAAGAAAAATTAGAGGAGTTAAATAATTTAGAAAACATCACCTTGAGAGTTAATTTTACTAAAGATGAACTTTTACCTCTCATGAAAAAATTAAGAACTCATGGAGATAATTTAGAAGGTGTGGTAGAACATAAGATGTGGCCATTCCCGACTTATGAAGAGTTATTATTTAAATTATAAACTTAAAAAAAGAGCGAAGAAATTCGCTCTTTTACTTTATACTAAGCTGCTTACCACATTGTAAAAATTTAAGATCACCAGGGCTATTATAGCAGTATTAAATATTTTATGAATTATTTCATGACTCAATTTATGATTGAAATGAGCTCCTATAAATCCTCCTAAAATCCCGCCGGGAATCATCACATAGAGCATAGACAGATCATATCTGCCAAACCCGCCTCCTGCAAAAATCAAAATTAATTTTGCAAACTGAGACAATAAAATTATCAATATTGAAGTTATAGCAGCTTTTTTTATATCCATATTCATAAGTAAAACCAGCACCATTACATTTATAGGTCCTCCTCCTACCCCCAGAAAAGATGCTATAGTTCCAAGGGTCATTCCTATCAAAAACAATACCGGATAATTTTTTAGATGGTATTTCGGAAAATTTTCTTTAAATAAAACCAATATCAGCAGCCCCGCTAAGATAAATCCCTGAATCGCTGTGGCAAAACCTTCATTATTTAAAGTTTTCAAAAAAACACCAAATAATGAATTCCCAATTCCACCACCTAATATTGATCCTGCTGTTATTATCAGCATATTTTTTTCCACTTTAAATCCTTTCTTCATTTGTTTTCCTGTAGATACAACAGCCATGGAGAAGACCGTAAAGGAGGAGAGTATCCCAATAGTAGTAAGATCATAAGTTCCTATAGCGTCTAAAACCGGCTTTATAACCACTCCCCCGCCTAATCCAACCAATGATCCAAAAATTGTTGCTAACAGCCCAATACCAAAGTATAATATCATCATTTTTTTTCCACCTTTATAAAATTAATATATGTATATATTCATGATAGGCTAATCTTTTATTTCTGTCAACTCATGCCGCTTTAACACCTTCTTTCTTTGTTATTTTAAGCAGGATTTATTCATCTAACTTAGCAGAAAAATAGTATATATTGCATATGTCTAAATTATGTAATATAATTTAGTATTAAAGTTAAGGAGTGGTTAAAATGATTTTTAAAAACTTGAAAAACGAAATAAAATTA is a window of Psychrilyobacter piezotolerans DNA encoding:
- a CDS encoding glutamine synthetase III family protein, whose amino-acid sequence is MKKIITETKSLPEIYGDYCFDKTTLRQRVPKSVFKEFLEVQNGRKELTLSIAEVVANAMKDWAIEKGATHYTHWFQPLNGLTAEKHDSFVSPIGDGQIIMEFSGKELIKGESDASSFPSGGLRSTFEARGYTAWDTTSPAFLKDDNTGITLYIPTAFVAYTGEALDKKVPLLRSMNAIEKQALRILRILGNNTSKHITTCLGAEQEYFLVEKNLFNKRLDLAHTGRTLFGAKPAKSQELRSHYYGTIEERVAAFMRELDFELWRLGIPSKTKHNEVAPNQFELAPIYSTTNVATDQNQLVMDTINKMASRHDLVALLHEKPFADVNGSGKHNNWSLATDDGINLFEPGKNPKENAQFLIFIAAVIKAVDKYAPLLRLSTASASNDNRLGGHEAPPAIISIFLGDELETIFKKTDEKLKTRNKLEIGVDSLPKLPMDITDRNRTSPFAFTGNKFEFRMPGSSQSTSTPNVMLNTIMADVLKEFADELEGMEDKTKGIQKLVSKTYKEHKRIIFSGNGYGEEWVKEAEKRGLPNLKSTTDALGAYTTPETIELFGRHGVLSEGELISRYNIYAENYYTQIVTESTVMIKMAVQDIYPASNRYALELAEIIKKSSKILGEEFTVTQEELLAYILKNNAELYKSSKKLEEKLEELNNLENITLRVNFTKDELLPLMKKLRTHGDNLEGVVEHKMWPFPTYEELLFKL
- a CDS encoding sulfite exporter TauE/SafE family protein — translated: MMILYFGIGLLATIFGSLVGLGGGVVIKPVLDAIGTYDLTTIGILSSFTVFSMAVVSTGKQMKKGFKVEKNMLIITAGSILGGGIGNSLFGVFLKTLNNEGFATAIQGFILAGLLILVLFKENFPKYHLKNYPVLFLIGMTLGTIASFLGVGGGPINVMVLVLLMNMDIKKAAITSILIILLSQFAKLILIFAGGGFGRYDLSMLYVMIPGGILGGFIGAHFNHKLSHEIIHKIFNTAIIALVILNFYNVVSSLV
- the glgB gene encoding 1,4-alpha-glucan branching protein GlgB, which gives rise to MKYDEEKKKIEFDAHIFHEGNHFRSYSFLGAHINDDGVSFRVWAPNAKGLSVVGDFNNWDQNSHRMEKVNDFWILQIDGIKKGEKYKYVIETWSGEKLVKSDPYALYSELRPNTASIVWDLENYSWNDQEWKANKKSYEPYKNPMNIYEVHLGSWKKPQGRENFQTYRELAEELPKYVSEMGYTHVELMPVAEYPLDDSWGYQGTGYFSATSRHGIPEDFKYLIDELHRYGIGVILDWVPGHFCKDAHGLYRFDGTTTYEYSNPLLGENEQWGTCNFDLSKREIHSFLISNAIFWMKEYHIDGLRVDAVSNMLYLDFCKESSPELKNKDGGNQNLWAIDFMQKLNTEIFKEFPNALMIAEESTSWPNVTKGKKENGLGFNYKWNMGWMNDVLKYMELDPINRKFNHNLITFSIVYAFSENYVLPFSHDEVVHGKKSLIEKFPGYYVDKFASLRLLLGYMMAHPGKKLLFMGGEIGQFLEWRFYESIEWQLLELEKHRELQEFVKNLNFFYRKEKSFWEIDHSYEGFHWLEANNNDCGVVSFMRKSEERDDFIIAVYNFTPVHYSKHKMGVPRFVDYEEVLNSDISKYGGEGRVNLEILKPRWGGVDKELCHIEINIAPLSVIYLKPKF